The nucleotide window ACCATTAAGTGATAGACTTAATGAAAGCAGGCCTTCACGTTCAGCGACATGAAAATATTGTGATTCTGCAATTTTGTTAGGCATGCACTCAAGTGGTCCGGTGCTAACCACCGCATCAATGCGACCATGTCGCCATTCATGAATAGGACCACCTAATGTTAGTATGGTCTCAACTTCGAGCCTTTTGCGTACGTATGGTGATGCTGCATTAAGTGCTTGTTCAACAGTTAATTGAGGAGAAAAACCCATCCGTTGGGCGACCGTAGCATAGCATAAATACTGAATACGTTTGCGTATTATACTGGCTATACGTTGGTTTATTCCACTTTTAAGATTCTCAAACCAACCAACAAAGTCAGAATATTCAATCCATTCATTCATCGGTGCAAGTCGCGCACGAATACCACGTTCGGCTAATCGATCAATGATAAAATCATTAGCAAAGGGATCACAGCGAACATAAATTTCACCAACAACTAATACCTCAGCAAGGTCACGCTTCTCTTTAACTTGTGCAAATTCTACGGCGGCACGTGCGAGTAAATCAGTAAGACCATACAAACGACCAGATGCCACTTCGGCTAAAACTCGAGCAGTTGAGAGATCACCGGCGCCAATTCTTTTTAGAGCTTGATTTAGCTCAGTAGTATATCGACTATATATTGTACGGGCAGCACCTTGATGACTCTCAGACGGACGAGCATCGTGGTATGCCGCCAATAATAAATCAGCCGCCATAAATGTTGAGAAACAAATAGCGGTAAAACCACCTGGAAGATCTTCAAAATAATTGCTAAAAGGTGGCGACCATACTCGTACACGCTTATTTAAACCCAAACGTTCAAGCACAATTTTATGCAACGTTTTATAAGCGCCAAAGCGACACGGACCGCGTGATCCAGGCATAAGAAATGCGAAACGCTGCTGCGAATCTCGTTCTTGTTCAATGCGCTGCAATAAACTACCTAGCGTGATCGTCATTGGCACGCATTCTTTACCAGAAGTATAACGACGACCAATATTAAGCGCCTCGCGATCAGGTTGTGGTAGCGCTTCAGCGCGAATACCAAAACCAGTCAAAGCTGCGGCTATCGGCTCGGCACCTGGCCCCATGCGTGGAATTAAAACTATCTCATTACTACCGATAAGCTCTCGTGGGCGAACTCGCTGTGCTTCAATTTTTTTCAGTTGCTTTGGCTGCTTATTACATTTAATACCCTTAGAAGCAAACTCAAAATCTTGACGCACACAATGTAAAAATGCTTCAACACGTGTTTTGGTTCCGGCATCTCCTGAGTGCCCATCAGTTTCAATAATGGCAAAAGGCTTGCCCTCCATAATATAAGAGTAAAAATGCATGGTAAAACTATCAGGGCCACATGAATAGTTTGAACAAAACAGGCTATAAATACCGACTTTATCTCTAATTTGATGTGCCGCACGTAATATACGTTGTCCATAAGCCCAAAACATATCGTGAAAAGTCGGGACTTCATCATCAATAGGATAACAATCGATAGGTATTGCTAACACTCCTTGTTCGCGCAAAATGGTAGGCACATTGGAGTTTAATACTTGATTATATATAGTATAATTTCGCCCTAAAACAACTACAGGGATAATATCATTTTTCACACAAAATTCTAATGCCTGCTTGCCATAATCTAACAATTTTGCATCAAATGCTAATTGCACTTTTCGTGCGGCATAATAGGCACTCCTCCATGTAGTTTGATCCGTAATACCCAAAGCAGCAGCGGTATCACTACAACTTGCTAACAGTACATCAGCATCAAGATTACCCGAACCAATATCAATAACCGGAGAACAAAGCTTGGCCTTAAGTTTTGGTGCTAAATCTAAAGCCAACATATCAGGTGCTGCTTGCACCACTGGGCAAGTTACCGCCAATGGCTCATTCTTTACTCGTGGTAAATGCCGAATCATTGGTGTAAAAACATAATCGGGTAGGCTATCAAGCATCTGTGCAAATAAACCATGGTACTGCTGCATCGGTGCACAAAATGCGACATTCCCCCCAGCAATACCACGTTTAAGCGCTTTACGGTCTGCACCACGATGGGTGATAATATTAAATCCAAGAGCTTCAATAAATGTTGCAAAAAAAGGATAAAGCCCTTTGAGTTGAAATTCATCGGTCATAGCTACTGTTGGCCGACCTTGATGCCTACCAACTCGTGCAGCAATATCGTCGATCAACTTATCACGTTGCCTAAATGGGTCTGGCGAAAGATTAGGCAATTTGCGTTTACGTGTTCCTTTGTCGTAAAGAGAGCAACTACCTCCCCAGTTAAAATTCTGACGTTCACTACCTACTTCGGTACAAATGCGATCAATGCGACATTTATTACCAGTGCCACCACAGCCAACTGTTGATTTGCAAATAAAAGTATCTTTGCTAACTAGTTTAGCACTAAGAAAACGTGAAAGGTCTATCGCCTTTTTTACCTGAGCTTTTTGCGCCAGCAATGCAATACCGAGTGCACCAACCATTCCAGGGCTTGGCGGAATAATAACCGTAGCATGAGTTTGTCGCGCCACTGCTGCCGCTAAGGCATCTGAGGCAAACGGCATACCTTGACAGAAAATCACGTTACCTACTGAACGCGAGCCTTTCACCCGGTTGAGGTAATTTTGCATAACTGCATCGTAAAGTCCGGCTATAATCGCGTCTTCGTCAACACCTGCCGCTACAGCTTCATCAATAATTTCGGCCATAAACACGGAACAGTGCTGCCCTAAGGCAACACCATCGGTTGCATGCATGGCTACATCGCTTAAATCGGCAACTGATTTGATATTAGCAAAACGCTTTCCTTGCTCTTCAATAAATGAACCTGTCCCTGCACTGCAGGCTTCATTCATTGCGGCATCAATAACTCTACCTTCATCAAGGCGGATATACTTTGCATCTTGGCCACCGATTTCAAAAATAGTGTCAACGCGTTTATCGTAAAACAGGGCACCTTGTGCATGGGCGGCAATTTCATTTATTACGTAAACCGCTTCATGACCGTAACAAGTAGTCAATAAAGACCCAACAATGTCGCGTCCGCTACCAGTAACACCAAAACCCATTACCTTATGATGAGCTGCTTCACCTTCACAAAATGCTCTAATCAAATTTATGGCAGCGCCCACGGGGTTACCATTGGTACGTTGATAACTTTCCCATAACACTTGTTGTGATTGAATTGCGATAGCTACAGCTTTTGAACCCGTTGAGCCGATATCTAGACCAATTAATATATCACAGCTATCTATGGCTGCGTTAAGTGATGGGCGTGTTTGCCGCTGTACTCGATTAAGAGAAAGTGACAGAGCCGGTAAGCGCTCAAGAGTTGATGTGTGCGTTCTAACGATCAATGAATCAAGGGCTACTATTGGGGATGTATTCTCGGCCGCTATTAATGCACAACCCAAGGCTTCAAGATAAAGAGTGTAATCAAGCTCAGTATCACGCAAAACCATATCATGAATTTTACAAAAATGACGAAAATTCTCGCGTACTCTTTGTGAGCGACTAACACCTCCGCAAAGCATTAATAAAGGTGGACTTACATATGGTTTAATTAATACCTGAACATTCTCACAAACCGCATCAAATAGGCCTGCTAAAATTTTCGCTTGTGACTCACCGAGATTAGCTAAATGGGTCATATCTGTCTTTAAAATGACCGGACAACGCCCAGAAAGAGGCGCAGGATCAGTAACACCGTCAACTAAAGTAGCAGCCTGCTCAATAGTTACATTAAAACGTTCGGTTAATTGCCGCAAAAAGTTGCCGGTACCTTGAGAACAGCGCGAGTTTTCGCGAAACACGGTATTGCCACTATCTCGCATTTCAGCAACACAAAAGCCATGGCTACCTATTGATACAACCGTGCCAGGCTCATCGCCATGCAAATAACGATAGCCGGCAGCAATAGCTTGTTTGGGTGGAACACGAGTTAACGCAATTTGACGCGATAGGCGTCCGGTTACAGTGGCGCCTTTTACATTGACAAAATCCCATTGCGAAAGAATATCGCTGATCACCTCACCCGGGCGTTTATTATGCTCGCGGAGTTCTTTGCGAGTCCATTGCAATTTAGTTTTATCACCAACAAGTTCAACAACTTTCACGCTCTCGGCGCCGATATCTATTCCTACGAAACGGGTCATAATTTCTCCCTGAGAGCAAAACATAATTGCAACTGCCGATTCATTAAAAAATCGGTTGCTTTTAACCATGCTACTACTGCCTATTTAGGGGGTGTCCCTAATTTTTTTGTAATCTTGCTTCGCTTATAGACTGCGTTAGAATGAAATTGTTGAAACCACCTGGGCTATGCCCACGAGTGCCACTACTGTAGCTGCACTAATAACTATTTTGCGATCAGCTGCTAGCCATAAAATACACCCAACAACTGCCAAAGTCGCACCTAATGCAATACTGATTGGGAAATTTCCAATTGAAATGCGAATGACATGAAAATTTAATGCGACTTCTAAAGAACTTGCAATGACCGCAACAATAGCAATCAAACGCTGCGTTGAAAGTAGCAATAAAACAACAGAAGAAACTAATGCCGCTACAGCAAATAAAGTCGATGCTTGGTGCATAAATTAGCCGATACTGCATGCTGGGCTGAGTAGTCAATGCTAAGTTGCCAAATCAAATATTTTAGCTTTTTATAATAAAAAGAGCATAGTACTAAAAAACACTCTGCCCTTTTTGTACAAATCAATTTACCCTGTTAATTTAACTAGTTAGCCTCTGATGCAGTTACGCTTTGAAATAGTTCATCTGGGGTTTTAGCTATTGCTACTCTAGGTAGCTCAATAGGTGCACCTACTTGAGCTAAAAACGAACCCTTAACTTCACCACGCTTAAAAGTAGTAAAAGCTATACGATACATACCGCGCACTATAGATTTAAGGGGATCATCTGGCGTGGAAGTAATTCGCATTAAAGAATTATACTGATTGCCACCTGGATTTTTCGGCATCTCGGCACTATCATCATTATCGCCCAAGTTCACCCATTTCATACATGGTTTGGTGATATCACCGGGAGAAAGTGCTGTTAGGCAACGTTCAACACGCACCCAAGTGTCGAAATAATTGGTATCATCATCTACACCTTTTTTAGCGTATGCCTTAGATATAAAATCGCCTTTTTCAGGCTTGGTGAAACCAGCTACAGGCGAAAGCATTCGTACACCAATTTCAGGAGCAACTACCGGTATCCATAGATACAAATAGTACATTTTTTTGCCTTCACGTAGCTCATCTGCTTCTGAGCCAGGCTCAATATAGCCGAAATAACTAGTAATACTGGCATAAGGTATACGAATAGTTTTGTTATGTTTGACCTGTTTACCTAAGTCGGCACTAAATTGAGGTAAACCACCACAACTCAATGTAAACATAAGCATTAAACAACTATAAAAACTTATTAAGCAAC belongs to Deltaproteobacteria bacterium and includes:
- a CDS encoding CoA activase, with translation MTRFVGIDIGAESVKVVELVGDKTKLQWTRKELREHNKRPGEVISDILSQWDFVNVKGATVTGRLSRQIALTRVPPKQAIAAGYRYLHGDEPGTVVSIGSHGFCVAEMRDSGNTVFRENSRCSQGTGNFLRQLTERFNVTIEQAATLVDGVTDPAPLSGRCPVILKTDMTHLANLGESQAKILAGLFDAVCENVQVLIKPYVSPPLLMLCGGVSRSQRVRENFRHFCKIHDMVLRDTELDYTLYLEALGCALIAAENTSPIVALDSLIVRTHTSTLERLPALSLSLNRVQRQTRPSLNAAIDSCDILIGLDIGSTGSKAVAIAIQSQQVLWESYQRTNGNPVGAAINLIRAFCEGEAAHHKVMGFGVTGSGRDIVGSLLTTCYGHEAVYVINEIAAHAQGALFYDKRVDTIFEIGGQDAKYIRLDEGRVIDAAMNEACSAGTGSFIEEQGKRFANIKSVADLSDVAMHATDGVALGQHCSVFMAEIIDEAVAAGVDEDAIIAGLYDAVMQNYLNRVKGSRSVGNVIFCQGMPFASDALAAAVARQTHATVIIPPSPGMVGALGIALLAQKAQVKKAIDLSRFLSAKLVSKDTFICKSTVGCGGTGNKCRIDRICTEVGSERQNFNWGGSCSLYDKGTRKRKLPNLSPDPFRQRDKLIDDIAARVGRHQGRPTVAMTDEFQLKGLYPFFATFIEALGFNIITHRGADRKALKRGIAGGNVAFCAPMQQYHGLFAQMLDSLPDYVFTPMIRHLPRVKNEPLAVTCPVVQAAPDMLALDLAPKLKAKLCSPVIDIGSGNLDADVLLASCSDTAAALGITDQTTWRSAYYAARKVQLAFDAKLLDYGKQALEFCVKNDIIPVVVLGRNYTIYNQVLNSNVPTILREQGVLAIPIDCYPIDDEVPTFHDMFWAYGQRILRAAHQIRDKVGIYSLFCSNYSCGPDSFTMHFYSYIMEGKPFAIIETDGHSGDAGTKTRVEAFLHCVRQDFEFASKGIKCNKQPKQLKKIEAQRVRPRELIGSNEIVLIPRMGPGAEPIAAALTGFGIRAEALPQPDREALNIGRRYTSGKECVPMTITLGSLLQRIEQERDSQQRFAFLMPGSRGPCRFGAYKTLHKIVLERLGLNKRVRVWSPPFSNYFEDLPGGFTAICFSTFMAADLLLAAYHDARPSESHQGAARTIYSRYTTELNQALKRIGAGDLSTARVLAEVASGRLYGLTDLLARAAVEFAQVKEKRDLAEVLVVGEIYVRCDPFANDFIIDRLAERGIRARLAPMNEWIEYSDFVGWFENLKSGINQRIASIIRKRIQYLCYATVAQRMGFSPQLTVEQALNAASPYVRKRLEVETILTLGGPIHEWRHGRIDAVVSTGPLECMPNKIAESQYFHVAEREGLLSLSLSLNGDPVDQEIIDNFAYEVKARHKLRKQASHVVIKPAPAWAAARSAVYAIRKPLRKLASLMPFPLPFVRRAEDE